In the genome of Calothrix sp. PCC 6303, the window CCCATGTGGCAGACTTCACAATTAGGGGACTCCAACCCAAAGATAAATACATAACTGATAACTGTTAACTAGTGTGAACTAACCCGCCGTAAGACGGACGGGACTTCCCAATTCATCGGGAATAGCCTCCAGAATTTCGTAGTTCTATTGGTCTAACATTCCCTCCAAGGGCAGGAGTCCTGGTTCCCAAGACCCAAATCTTTTACCCTGAGCTAAGTCGAAGGGTTTTCTTGCAACATATACCTATTGGCTTGGTTTTCGCTTATGGCATTGATGCTCAAGATCTCAATATCATACCAGAAAAATAAGCGGGATTCGTCATACATCTGGAACTACTTTGTCAAAAATCAATTCCAGATGCAATCCTCAACCCCCGCTATTCATCCCCACCCTATCAGTACATTGAGGGTAGGGACTTTCGAGTACCGTTAAAAATATTGAGCAGCTATCTCGTATGTTTCAGGTTTTAATTATTGATGATGACCCTGCGGTCGTAATATTGTTGAAGCGGATGCTGTCAAAGCAGGGTTATGAAGTAATTGCTGTTAGCAATGGTGAAGAAGGAATTGCCAGTGCGATCGCATCTCAGCCAGGATTAATTATATGCGACTGGATGATGCCGGGAATTAATGGATTAGAAGTCTGTCAACAGATTAAAGCTCATCCCAAACTCTCGACAACATTTTTTATTCTTTTAACATCATTAGACTCAGTTGCCGATCGGGTCAAAGGTTTGGATGCAGGTGCTGATGACTTTATTTCCAAACCCATCGAACAAAATGAACTCCAAGCAAGGGTACGTGCAGGATTACGACTGCACCAACTCAGTCGTGACTTACGGGATCAAAAACAAATATTAGAAAATGAACTGATGGAAGCTGCCGACTATGTGCGATCGCTTCTACCTCCACCCATGGAAAAACCATTTTCTATTGACTTTCAGTTTATCCCTTCTCGGCAACTCGGTGGTGATTGTTTCGATTATTACTGGCTTGACCGCGATTACTTAGTTATTTATTTGATGGATACTGCTGGACATGGATTGAAAGCAACATTACCATCTATCTCGGTTTTGAACCTATTGCGATCGCGTGCTTTACGCAACCTCAATTATTACCAAC includes:
- a CDS encoding PP2C family protein-serine/threonine phosphatase, whose product is MFQVLIIDDDPAVVILLKRMLSKQGYEVIAVSNGEEGIASAIASQPGLIICDWMMPGINGLEVCQQIKAHPKLSTTFFILLTSLDSVADRVKGLDAGADDFISKPIEQNELQARVRAGLRLHQLSRDLRDQKQILENELMEAADYVRSLLPPPMEKPFSIDFQFIPSRQLGGDCFDYYWLDRDYLVIYLMDTAGHGLKATLPSISVLNLLRSRALRNLNYYQPSDVLKALNDTFQMSHQNDKYFTIWYGVYNRVTRQLVYSSAGHPPAILISGQSKNTHEVKLLRTPGMPVGMFPEAKYVDNFCNIEKSSLFYIFSDGVYEITKSDGELWGLESFIQMLTHSPHTSNQHLSQLIQHLNFINPHDNFDDDLSIVKIKFD